The following coding sequences are from one Eleginops maclovinus isolate JMC-PN-2008 ecotype Puerto Natales chromosome 11, JC_Emac_rtc_rv5, whole genome shotgun sequence window:
- the LOC134872162 gene encoding uncharacterized protein LOC134872162, whose protein sequence is MFQVLQECQSEYVAEEESDDFPDGDPSTDVNSTEDQHSDFSVQVCLRPPTRTVAMQFKGRGRTKGVQATTSMVTVGTQTEDDCFCFHNTDNSTSCGSDSDDNMSTDDPDYKLPSSDDSAEESPEHNTPPVPPPEAPAGSVFLVFWECLVTLLSTWCSCGLCGSRSLSWQCKEVGTQLQVTIQCGGCGNQGLWNSQPFFGRTAAGNVLLSAAILFSGATVTKVLRVLSRLGVAVMSERSFFRHQDQVLFKAVKRVWGEQQFAMLCLLQAEGEPIVCGGDGRADTPGHCAKYGTYSTMELRKTAVIDVQLVQSNEVGGSYHMEKVGLQRSLEKVQGFVDVGTLVTDRHIGINMMIREDHPDITHQFDIWHVAKSVKKKLQSLGQTRGCQDLKPWVGSIINHLYWSVVSTPPGSGQLVVDKWTSVIDHIHNRHTGFEGLFSSCAHGVLEGREQRKPWLSCHTKVSIEVEKIIRKQEAVCRYTTPVPVTPDILPRSIP, encoded by the exons atgtttcaggtacTACAGGAATGCCAGTCTGAGTATgttgctgaagaggaaagcgaTGACTTTCCTGACGGGGACCCATCTACTGAT gtgaaTTCAACAGAAGATCAGCACAGTGACTTTTCCGTTCAAGTGTGTCTGAGGCCACCAACAAGGACGGTGGCTATGCAGTTCAAAGGAAGGGGACGGactaaag gtgTGCAGGCTACTACATCAATGGTCACTGTTGGGACTCAGACTGAGGAtgactgcttttgctttcacaacACCGACAACTCAACCTCTTGTGGCTCTGACTCAGATGACAACATGTCGACAGATGATCCCGACTACAAGCTGCCGTCCTCTGATGATTCAGCTGAAGAGAGTCCTGAACACAATACTCCACCAGTGCCGCCACCTGAGGCGCCAGCAGGTAgcgtttttcttgtgttctggGAATGCCTGGTGACGCTGTTGTCAACATGGTGCAGCTGTGGACTTTGTGGGAGCAGGTCACTGTCCTGGCAGTGTAAAGAAGTAGGAACACAGTTGCAGGTCACCATCCAGTGCGGGGGATGTGGGAACCAAGGACTATGGAACAGTCAACCTTTCTTCGGCAGAACAGCAGCtgggaatgtgttgttgtccgcTGCCATTCTCTTCAGTGGGGCCACTGTCACCAAGGTGCTGCGTGTCCTATCCAGATTGGGCGTTGCTGTGATGTCGGAAAGATCGTTCTTCAGACATCAGGACCAGGTGcttttcaaagctgtgaagcGAGTTTGGGGCGAGCAGCAGTTTGCCATGCTCTGTCTGCTACAGGCAGAAGGGGAACCCATCGTGTGTGGTGGTGACGGGCGTGCCGACACCCCAGGGCATTGCGCTAAGTACGGCACCTACTCAACAATGGAGCTCCggaaaacagctgttattgaCGTACAACTTGTACag agcaATGAGGTTGGAGGGTCCTACCACATGGAGAAAGTGGGACTGCAGCGATCCCTTGAGAAAGTCCAGGGCTTTGTGGATGTCGGAACTctcgtgacagacagacacataggcATCAACATGATGATTAGAGAGGACCATCCAGACATCACGCACCAGTTTGACATATGGCATGTAGCCAAGA gtgtcaagaagaagctgcagagccttGGACAAACTAGAGGTTGCCAGGACCTCAAACCCTGGGTGGGAAGTATTATAAACCATCTGTACTGGTCCGTGGTCTCGACGCCTCCTGGCAGTGGACAACTTGTGGTGGACAAATGGACATCAGTCATCGATCACATCCACAACAGGCACACCGGGTTCGAGGGACTGTTCTCTTCTTGTGCGCACGGAGTCCTGGAAGGCAGGGAACAGCGTAAACCGTGGCTGAGTTGTC ATACGAAGGTGTCTATTGAAGTGGAGAAGATCATCCGGAAACAAGAGGCTGTGTGCAGATATACAACGCCTGTCCCCGTCACACCAGACATCCTACCTCGAAGCATTCCATAG
- the LOC134872071 gene encoding uncharacterized protein LOC134872071: MDSDNSDSSSDPDTFFEVAESDPMLEDNVRGVMPYRYEPYLDELEPQGSTESSDGEAEGAVGGAAVADGRMPMDFGRLQHVEWCSCGRCEPMPLVVESVCCREQSRVCERREEEGADTRCITEHSGFEPVCLNLHVLRTAHFHYRQEYGDVEGNEWKRYTGYRQFVRWCYEYLGRHVRVPIPSCVVWCIRRTFPSIDYRGFQDTNSP, from the exons atggattctgacaactccgattcatcctcggatcctgacacatttttcgaagtggcagagtccgacccaatgctggaggacaatgtgaggggcgttatgccctatagatacgagccatacttggatgagttggagccacagggttctacggaaagttcggatggcgaggcagaaggcgctgttggtggtgctgctgtggcagacggtcggatgcctatggattttggcagactacagcacgtggaatg gtgttcttgtgggagatgtgagccaatgccactggtagtggagtcggtgtgctgccgcgaacagtcaagagtgtgcgagaggagagaggaggagggagcagacacccgctgcatcacagaacattctggctttgagccagtttgtctgaatctgcatgTTCTGCGCACCGCACATTTCCACTATCGGCAAGAATACGGGGATGTAGAGGGAAACGA gTGGAAGAGGTACACTGGATACAGACAGTTTGTGCGATGGTGCTACGAGTACCTGGGAAGACATGTCAGGGTCCCCATACCttcctgtgtggtgtggtgtatccggagaacttttccctccattgatTACAGGGGGTTCCAGGACACCAACAGCCCGTGA
- the skp1 gene encoding S-phase kinase-associated protein 1, which produces MPTIKLQSSDGEIFEVDVEIAKQSVTIKTMLEDLGMDDEGDDDPVPLPNVNAAILKKVIQWCTHHKDDPPPPEDDENKEKRTDDIPVWDQEFLKVDQGTLFELILAANYLDIKGLLDVTCKTVANMIKGKTPEEIRKTFNIKNDFTEEEEAQVRKENQWCEEK; this is translated from the exons ATGCCCACGATAAAATTACAGAGCTCTGATGGGGAAATCTTCGAGGTGGATGTGGAGATCGCCAAACAGTCTGTCACCATCAAGACTATGTTAGAAG ATTTGGGAATGGATGATGAAGGCGATGATGACCCAGTTCCTCTCCCTAACGTCAATGCTGCCATCCTTAAGAAG GTGATTCAGTGGTGCACCCACCACAAAgatgaccctcctcctcctgaggaCGATGAAAACAAGGAGAAAAGGACAGATGACATTCCTGTATGGGAccaggagttcctcaaagtcgACCAAGGCACCTTGTTTGAACTAATTCTG GCCGCTAACTATTTGGACATCAAAGGTCTGTTAGATGTCACCTGCAAGACAGTGGCCAACATGATTAAAGGCAAAACTCCAGAGGAGATCAGGAAGACTTTTAACATCAAGAACGATttcacagaggaggaagaagccCAG GTACGCAAAGAGAACCAGTGGTGTGAAGAGAAGTAG
- the ppp2cab gene encoding serine/threonine-protein phosphatase 2A catalytic subunit alpha isoform, whose product MDEKAFTNEIDLWIEQLNECKQLSEGQVKSLCEKAKEILTKESNVQEVRCPVTVCGDVHGQFHDLMELFKIGGKSPDTNYLFMGDYVDRGYYSVETVTLLVSLKVRYRERITILRGNHESRQITQVYGFYDECLRKYGNANVWKYFTDLFDYLPLTALVDSQIFCLHGGLSPSIDTLDHIRALDRLQEVPHEGPMCDLLWSDPDDRGGWGISPRGAGYTFGQDISETFNHANRLTLVSRAHQLVMEGYNWCHERNVVTIFSAPNYCYRCGNQAAIMELDDTLKYSFLQFDPAPRRGEPHVTRRTPDYFL is encoded by the exons ATGGACGAAAAGGCTTTTACGAATGAAATTGATCTGTGGATCGAGCAGCTTAACGAGTGCAAGCAGCTATCGGAGGGACAAGTGAAGTCACTTTGTGAAAAG GCAAAAGAGATCCTGACCAAAGAGTCAAATGTCCAGGAGGTGAGATGTCCGGTGACGGTGTGCGGCGACGTGCACGGCCAGTTTCACGACCTCATGGAGCTGTTTAAGATCGGAGGGAAATCTCCAGACACAAACTATTTGTTCATGGGAGACTACGTAGACAGGGGGTACTACTCCGTAGAAACCGTCACTTTACTAGTATCACTTAAG GTACGCTATCGTGAGCGCATCACAATCCTGAGAGGGAACCACGAGAGCAGACAGATCACACAAGTTTACGGCTTCTATGACGAGTGCCTAAGGAAGTATGGAAACGCCAACGTTTGGAAGTACTTCACAGACCTTTTCGATTATCTCCCGCTCACTGCCTTGGTAGACTCTCAG ATTTTCTGCCTTCATGGAGGCCTTTCCCCCTCTATAGATACTTTGGATCACATCAGAGCACTGGACCGTTTGCAGGAAGTGCCACATGAG GGTCCCATGTGCGACCTGCTGTGGTCGGACCCTGACGATCGCGGCGGCTGGGGCATCTCTCCTCGAGGAGCCGGCTACACTTTTGGCCAGGACATCTCTGAGACCTTCAACCATGCCAACCGCCTCACTCTGGTGTCCCGTGCCCACCAGCTGGTTATGGAG GGTTACAACTGGTGCCATGAGAGGAATGTGGTGACAATATTTAGTGCTCCTAACTACTGCTACCGCTGTGGCAACCAGGCGGCTATCATGGAACTAGACGACACCCTCAAATACTCatt CTTGCAGTTTGATCCTGCGCCTCGCAGAGGGGAGCCTCATGTCACTCGCCGCACCCCAGATTACTTCCTGTAA